Proteins encoded in a region of the Elizabethkingia bruuniana genome:
- a CDS encoding GLPGLI family protein, whose amino-acid sequence MKNIPLIILICIYCTSDAQVKRFIYEYTTISDSTNSINKEINIMYLDITQKGSGFFDGQKYISDSTLISMAKKNQFIMPPRDSKFIDYRITKEYPSYKLSFLINTYNKKLSVTDLRKQTWHIETVTDKYKGFSVQKAVTDFAGRKWIAWFTADIPIPDGPYKFHGLPGLILKLEDTTGSHKFNLTGIKNNITDYNNYPVVNTRSPQIEISQEKYIEIYKEYRRDPAKDYRIEVMKGNIFDSLDDNGNIKTPQQKLKELDALLKTKLKKDNNIIELDLLK is encoded by the coding sequence ATGAAAAATATTCCTCTTATTATATTGATCTGTATTTACTGTACCTCAGATGCACAGGTAAAACGCTTTATATATGAATATACTACGATTTCGGATTCTACAAATAGCATAAACAAAGAAATTAATATAATGTATTTAGATATTACCCAAAAGGGTTCCGGATTTTTCGACGGACAAAAGTACATATCTGACTCCACATTAATAAGCATGGCTAAAAAAAATCAGTTTATTATGCCTCCAAGAGACTCTAAATTTATTGATTACAGAATAACAAAAGAATATCCTTCTTACAAACTAAGCTTTCTTATTAATACTTATAACAAGAAACTTTCTGTCACTGATCTCAGGAAGCAGACATGGCATATAGAAACAGTCACAGATAAATATAAGGGATTTTCTGTGCAAAAAGCAGTCACTGATTTTGCCGGTCGAAAATGGATTGCATGGTTCACTGCCGACATACCGATTCCAGATGGCCCTTATAAGTTTCATGGTTTGCCCGGGCTTATATTAAAGCTTGAAGATACTACCGGTAGTCATAAATTTAACTTAACAGGGATTAAGAATAATATTACTGACTACAATAATTATCCGGTAGTAAATACAAGAAGTCCCCAAATAGAGATATCACAGGAAAAATATATTGAGATTTATAAAGAATATCGAAGAGATCCTGCAAAGGACTACAGAATAGAGGTAATGAAAGGAAATATATTCGACAGTCTGGATGACAACGGGAATATTAAAACCCCACAACAAAAATTAAAGGAGCTTGACGCTTTGTTAAAAACTAAGCTAAAAAAGGACAATAATATTATCGAGCTAGATTTACTAAAATGA